Proteins co-encoded in one Dehalogenimonas sp. WBC-2 genomic window:
- a CDS encoding glutaredoxin-like protein, giving the protein MKGFLSQRGIHFTEVDVSTNAAAAQELVRRTGQMAVPVTDIDGNLVVGFDQRKLEHYISQAKNASAPSLGASVADAEKYTAAHGMTVSRGAYIGGVKQGLSAAKAGLKTGDIITKIDSTAINTAADLDKVIGSLEKGARLKITFIRDGQPRQTEGLL; this is encoded by the coding sequence GTGAAAGGGTTCCTTTCACAACGGGGTATTCACTTTACTGAGGTTGATGTTTCCACAAATGCGGCCGCTGCTCAGGAGTTGGTGCGGCGCACCGGGCAAATGGCGGTTCCGGTAACGGATATTGACGGTAATCTGGTAGTAGGTTTCGACCAACGGAAATTGGAACACTATATCTCACAGGCTAAAAATGCTTCTGCGCCAAGTCTGGGGGCGTCGGTTGCGGACGCTGAAAAATATACCGCGGCGCATGGTATGACAGTTTCCCGCGGCGCTTATATCGGCGGCGTTAAACAGGGTTTATCGGCAGCAAAAGCCGGACTCAAGACCGGAGACATCATTACAAAAATTGATTCCACAGCAATTAACACTGCGGCTGACCTTGATAAGGTCATCGGTTCACTGGAAAAAGGCGCCAGGCTGAAAATTACCTTTATACGTGACGGCCAACCGCGCCAGACCGAAGGCTTGCTTTAA
- a CDS encoding mobile element protein, which translates to MIRKRFTEEQIITVLKEAEAGAKIGELCRKHGVSDATYYKWKAKYAGLSVSELKRLKTLEEENRRLKQIVADQALDNWALKELLAKNF; encoded by the coding sequence TTGATCAGGAAAAGGTTTACAGAAGAACAAATCATTACGGTGCTCAAGGAAGCCGAAGCCGGGGCTAAAATCGGCGAGCTGTGCCGTAAGCACGGAGTCAGTGACGCTACCTACTACAAGTGGAAAGCCAAATATGCGGGGCTTTCGGTCAGCGAGCTCAAACGGCTTAAAACCCTAGAAGAAGAAAATCGCCGTTTGAAGCAGATCGTGGCCGACCAGGCGCTTGATAATTGGGCGCTTAAAGAGCTTCTCGCAAAAAACTTCTAG
- a CDS encoding thymidylate synthase yields the protein MQYQVEVKLLAVTPDAESLTEQAGRLCYASGDKLGMNEHWLQTRIKQGHESLLEHASATFYIKASRALTHELVRHRIASYSQRSQRYVKETGAEFITPPELADFEGASEVYRASMEAAWDAYRQLLKAGVKAEIARYVLPNACSTEIICTWNFREIRHIINLRSGPAALPEMRAVANMIKEIMKDQAPKVFGDL from the coding sequence ATGCAATACCAGGTTGAAGTCAAATTGCTGGCCGTAACTCCTGATGCCGAATCCTTGACTGAACAGGCCGGCCGGTTATGTTACGCCAGCGGGGATAAACTGGGAATGAATGAGCACTGGCTGCAAACCCGCATCAAACAGGGTCATGAGAGCCTGCTTGAGCACGCCTCCGCCACATTTTATATCAAAGCCTCCCGAGCCTTAACCCATGAACTGGTGCGGCACCGCATCGCCAGTTACTCTCAGCGCAGTCAGCGTTATGTCAAGGAAACCGGGGCGGAATTTATCACCCCGCCGGAACTTGCTGATTTTGAGGGCGCGTCCGAAGTATACAGAGCATCAATGGAGGCGGCATGGGATGCCTATCGCCAGCTCCTGAAAGCCGGTGTGAAAGCTGAAATCGCTCGTTACGTGCTGCCTAACGCCTGCTCTACAGAAATCATCTGTACCTGGAACTTCCGGGAGATCCGGCACATCATCAACCTTCGCTCCGGGCCCGCCGCCCTGCCGGAGATGCGCGCCGTCGCCAATATGATTAAGGAAATCATGAAAGACCAGGCTCCAAAGGTGTTTGGAGATTTGTAG
- a CDS encoding thiaminphosphate pyrophosphorylase, with the protein MGRGNVETAKQLLEAGVKIIQYREKSFTSRQKYIECTAIRELCCRHDACFIVNDDPYLALEVKANGLHLGQDDIAPEAARRIIGDEMLLGFSVTRPGEIDRAADTDVIDYLGVGPVYATSTKKDAATPGGRSLIEYALKHSELPVVAIGGIRLEHVAELTCQGVCYIAMVSELVGAADIGKRVADIRAAIAEGKIF; encoded by the coding sequence TTGGGGAGGGGCAACGTCGAGACAGCTAAACAGCTTCTTGAAGCTGGGGTGAAGATTATTCAGTATCGGGAGAAAAGCTTTACCTCCAGGCAAAAGTATATTGAGTGCACAGCTATCAGAGAACTGTGCTGCCGGCACGACGCCTGTTTTATTGTGAATGATGACCCTTATCTGGCGCTTGAGGTCAAAGCTAATGGCTTGCACCTGGGGCAAGATGACATTGCGCCGGAGGCAGCCCGGCGGATAATCGGTGATGAGATGCTTTTAGGTTTTTCAGTGACCAGGCCGGGAGAGATAGACCGGGCCGCTGATACTGACGTTATTGACTATTTGGGTGTCGGGCCAGTGTATGCTACTTCCACCAAGAAAGACGCGGCGACTCCCGGCGGCAGATCACTCATTGAATATGCCCTTAAACACTCTGAATTACCGGTGGTAGCCATCGGGGGTATACGTTTGGAGCATGTGGCGGAACTGACCTGCCAGGGTGTGTGTTACATCGCCATGGTGTCTGAGTTGGTGGGCGCGGCGGACATTGGGAAGAGGGTGGCTGATATCCGGGCCGCTATCGCTGAGGGGAAAATTTTCTAA
- a CDS encoding ribosomal-protein-serine acetyltransferase: MLNTARLRLKRLGLEDAQALFSYRSMPGVYRFQSWRPVDIRDAVVFINDVADIPDIPGTWYQLAIFLKKTQQLIGDIGVHFSASGEKREVELGCTLAPESQGFGYATEALTEVIAYLFTSLKKRSVRFSIDPRNIPSIKLALRLGLHQVEYLEKSVCIDGEWCDDVIYSIDAAEWSLCLTVDS; this comes from the coding sequence ATGTTGAATACGGCCAGGCTTAGGTTGAAACGCTTAGGACTGGAAGATGCACAAGCACTTTTCAGTTACCGCTCAATGCCAGGCGTATACCGCTTTCAGTCATGGCGCCCGGTTGATATTAGAGATGCTGTGGTATTTATTAATGACGTAGCAGATATACCTGATATCCCCGGCACGTGGTATCAATTAGCTATTTTTCTCAAGAAGACTCAGCAGCTTATTGGCGATATAGGTGTCCATTTTTCGGCGTCAGGTGAAAAAAGAGAGGTAGAGTTAGGCTGTACTCTGGCTCCGGAATCTCAAGGTTTTGGATATGCAACTGAGGCTTTGACTGAGGTCATTGCATACTTATTTACCAGTTTAAAGAAACGCTCAGTGCGTTTTTCAATAGACCCACGCAATATCCCATCTATAAAACTGGCGCTTCGACTCGGATTGCACCAGGTTGAATACCTTGAGAAGAGTGTTTGTATTGATGGGGAATGGTGCGATGATGTGATTTATTCTATTGATGCGGCGGAATGGTCACTCTGCCTTACAGTTGATTCTTAA
- a CDS encoding methyltransferase type 12 encodes MEFFNLMSISHRYMEILNPSTPEKIIKLGKLLGLKNGNRVIDFGCGCAEALTLWAEEFGITGIGIDISQDFCDRARKKLAMKGLSDRIEIVCSPGAEYMFQLGTFDAATCIGATFIFGSFQKTIQAIKRAVHQNGRLGIGETHWLSNHVNPEYAQKQTTTHTEPELTQFTRDEGFELEYIIRASNDDWDRYISDGWHGLIRWLEENPTHPDYEQVFDYFRIDQDDFLKFQRQYMGWAMYCLAPSKTLIRSGG; translated from the coding sequence ATGGAATTTTTTAACCTAATGAGTATCTCACACCGCTATATGGAGATACTAAACCCTTCCACGCCTGAAAAAATCATCAAACTTGGCAAATTACTCGGACTAAAAAATGGAAACCGGGTCATCGACTTTGGTTGTGGATGTGCTGAGGCCCTAACTCTCTGGGCCGAGGAATTCGGTATTACTGGTATTGGTATAGATATATCCCAGGATTTCTGCGACCGGGCTAGGAAAAAGCTGGCCATGAAGGGGTTGTCTGACCGGATAGAAATCGTTTGTTCCCCCGGAGCTGAATATATGTTTCAACTTGGAACTTTCGATGCCGCAACGTGTATTGGGGCAACATTTATTTTTGGCAGTTTCCAAAAAACAATCCAAGCCATTAAGAGGGCTGTTCATCAGAATGGACGTCTTGGTATCGGTGAAACCCACTGGCTTAGCAATCACGTAAACCCGGAATACGCCCAAAAACAGACAACCACGCACACAGAACCGGAACTAACTCAATTTACCCGGGATGAAGGCTTTGAACTCGAATACATCATCCGTGCCAGCAACGATGACTGGGATAGGTACATTTCGGATGGTTGGCATGGACTGATACGCTGGCTTGAAGAAAATCCCACCCATCCTGACTATGAACAGGTGTTCGATTATTTTCGTATCGACCAGGATGATTTTTTAAAGTTCCAACGCCAATATATGGGTTGGGCGATGTATTGCCTCGCGCCCAGCAAAACTCTAATTCGAAGCGGTGGTTGA
- the terC gene encoding integral membrane protein TerC, translating to MDIGVLPWILFNLFLIAMLMLDLFVFHRHAHVIKTREAVGWAALWVSLAVIFGIGIWVFSGQAHAISYFSAYVVEESLSVDNLFVFLMLFTYFCVPPEYRHRVLFWGIIGAIFMRAAFIFGGITLINNFQWIIYIFGAFLIFTGIRMGVKKEEDPHPEANPILKLLRRYLPMSPNYHGGKFFTIEYGRRLATPLLAVLIAVETTDIIFAVDSIPAVLSITTDPFIVYTSNMFAIMGLRSIYFALEGFANRLYYLHYGLSAVLVFLGFKMVISGIFHIPTFLSLLVIAVILGIAIIASIKRPPQVEPVSQSSICDITTIDQDRH from the coding sequence ATGGATATCGGCGTCTTGCCCTGGATACTCTTCAATCTCTTCTTAATCGCCATGTTGATGCTGGATCTGTTCGTTTTCCACCGTCACGCCCATGTGATTAAAACCAGGGAAGCTGTTGGCTGGGCCGCTCTTTGGGTCAGCCTGGCTGTTATCTTCGGTATCGGCATCTGGGTTTTCTCCGGCCAAGCCCATGCCATCAGCTATTTCAGCGCCTATGTCGTTGAGGAATCACTCTCTGTTGATAACCTCTTCGTTTTTCTGATGCTATTCACCTATTTCTGTGTTCCTCCGGAATACCGTCACCGGGTTCTTTTCTGGGGCATCATTGGAGCCATCTTCATGCGTGCCGCCTTTATCTTCGGTGGTATCACCCTGATAAATAATTTCCAGTGGATCATCTACATCTTCGGCGCATTTCTGATCTTCACTGGCATCCGCATGGGCGTCAAAAAAGAAGAGGATCCCCACCCTGAAGCCAACCCCATCCTTAAACTGTTGCGCCGCTACCTTCCCATGAGCCCCAATTACCATGGCGGCAAATTCTTTACCATAGAATATGGCCGCCGCCTCGCCACCCCCCTGTTGGCCGTACTCATCGCTGTGGAGACTACCGACATCATTTTTGCCGTGGATTCTATTCCGGCAGTGCTATCCATCACCACCGACCCTTTCATCGTCTATACATCAAATATGTTTGCTATCATGGGACTTAGATCAATCTATTTTGCTCTTGAGGGCTTCGCCAATCGCCTGTACTACCTGCATTACGGCCTGTCGGCGGTACTGGTGTTTTTAGGTTTCAAGATGGTAATTTCTGGTATATTTCATATACCAACGTTCCTTTCACTCCTTGTTATTGCCGTCATCCTGGGTATCGCAATAATTGCTTCCATAAAGCGTCCGCCGCAGGTTGAGCCTGTATCTCAATCATCAATATGCGATATAACCACCATTGACCAGGACAGGCATTAA
- a CDS encoding DNA-3-methyladenine glycosylase, whose product MKRCSWPESGGELMIDYHDKEWGTPVHDDQKHFEFLVLETFQAGLSWLTVLRKRQNFAKAFGGFNPVIVEAYDAAKIEELAADAGIIRNRMKISAAVNNARRLLEVQQEFGSFDRYLWSFVDGQPVIGNWVSMDQIPAKTELSDQVSADLKRRGFKFVGSTIIYAHLQAVGIVNDHVVDCFRFKELVQV is encoded by the coding sequence ATGAAACGCTGTTCCTGGCCGGAATCCGGTGGTGAACTGATGATAGACTACCACGATAAGGAATGGGGAACACCGGTGCATGACGATCAGAAACACTTTGAATTTCTGGTGTTAGAGACATTTCAGGCCGGTCTTAGCTGGCTTACCGTATTACGAAAGAGGCAAAATTTTGCGAAGGCCTTCGGTGGTTTTAATCCTGTAATCGTTGAGGCGTATGATGCCGCAAAAATTGAGGAATTAGCAGCCGACGCAGGCATTATCCGTAATCGGATGAAAATTTCCGCTGCAGTTAACAATGCTCGCAGGTTGTTAGAGGTGCAACAGGAATTCGGCAGTTTTGACCGCTATTTATGGAGTTTCGTTGACGGCCAGCCGGTAATTGGTAATTGGGTATCAATGGATCAGATACCTGCCAAAACAGAACTCTCCGACCAGGTCAGCGCCGATCTCAAACGCCGCGGATTTAAATTTGTTGGTTCAACTATCATTTATGCCCATTTGCAGGCGGTCGGCATCGTAAACGACCATGTGGTTGACTGTTTCAGGTTCAAAGAACTGGTACAGGTTTAA
- a CDS encoding hydrogenase-like protein (hydrogenase expression/formation factor related protein), whose product MSADMPEIGKISPDIFREIIFPRLGAKSDSVLVGPQHGVDVGIAEIGGQAVSFTTDPVFIVPQYGWERAAWFAIHIIASDSATSGLKPKYLSIDLNLPMEMSKEELEVMWEVMHRECLKMDINIITGHTARYEGCNYPMVGGATMIGIGGLDEYVSPKFAKIGDVIIITKGPAIEACGIFAAMFPDRIAAEYGEDFAHKAEGIFYQMSVVEDAMAAVSIGVRDDGVSSMHDATECGLWGGLYEVAQAAGLGARIDKDKIVVADGVPEICRLFNIDPYASISEGSLIITCRPHKAEAVVAALKAKGIHSSVAGELTEVERGMILIDDGREKPLEHPIVDPFWRAFYDAAKKA is encoded by the coding sequence ATGAGCGCGGACATGCCTGAAATTGGTAAAATTTCCCCGGATATCTTCCGGGAGATTATTTTCCCTCGGCTGGGGGCAAAAAGTGACAGTGTCCTGGTTGGGCCGCAGCACGGCGTTGATGTCGGTATCGCCGAAATTGGCGGGCAGGCGGTATCATTTACTACGGATCCGGTTTTCATCGTGCCTCAGTACGGCTGGGAGCGGGCTGCCTGGTTTGCCATTCATATAATTGCCTCAGATTCGGCCACCAGTGGTCTCAAGCCCAAATACCTGTCCATTGACTTAAATCTGCCGATGGAGATGTCCAAGGAAGAGCTTGAGGTTATGTGGGAGGTAATGCACCGGGAGTGCCTCAAGATGGACATAAATATCATTACCGGGCATACCGCCCGCTATGAAGGCTGTAATTATCCTATGGTTGGCGGTGCTACCATGATTGGTATCGGCGGGCTGGATGAATATGTTTCCCCTAAGTTTGCTAAAATCGGTGACGTTATCATCATCACCAAAGGCCCGGCCATAGAAGCCTGCGGCATTTTTGCGGCCATGTTCCCAGACCGGATCGCCGCTGAATACGGCGAGGACTTTGCCCATAAGGCCGAAGGAATCTTCTATCAGATGTCGGTAGTGGAAGATGCTATGGCCGCGGTGTCGATTGGTGTCCGGGATGACGGGGTGTCTTCTATGCATGACGCTACCGAATGCGGCTTGTGGGGCGGGCTATATGAAGTGGCACAGGCGGCGGGGCTGGGGGCGCGGATTGATAAGGACAAGATAGTGGTGGCTGATGGTGTGCCGGAAATATGCCGTTTATTTAACATTGACCCTTACGCGTCAATAAGTGAAGGCAGCCTTATTATTACGTGCCGACCACATAAGGCTGAGGCGGTAGTTGCAGCGCTTAAGGCTAAAGGCATACATTCCTCAGTGGCCGGTGAACTGACGGAAGTGGAAAGAGGCATGATCCTCATAGATGATGGCCGGGAGAAGCCGCTGGAACACCCTATAGTTGATCCTTTCTGGCGGGCGTTTTATGATGCCGCCAAAAAAGCTTAA